From Melitaea cinxia chromosome 23, ilMelCinx1.1, whole genome shotgun sequence, the proteins below share one genomic window:
- the LOC123664929 gene encoding craniofacial development protein 2-like: MSLGIRVCDNARAYPTGDAQMQHPASVGNGQGLLLQGRGQRKRRVQEVSLRIASWNVGTMTGRGRELADVLERKRINIACLQETKWKGQRAREIGAGYKFYYCGCDGKRNGVGIVLDRELKNKVMDVKRVNDRVIAVKLLIEDSVLNVVSVYAPQTGCDDSMKERFWEDFDAVIMKVPECEEIYIGGDFNGHVGRMNDGYERVHGGRGYGVRNRDGEALLEAALAFDLAIANTFYQKREQHLITYRSGLHSTQIDYILLRRNRLKSAKDCKVIPSESLVSQHRLLLLDLTLKVQSLNKSPKPPVRTKWYRLDDREVAAEFRERVVGKMIEMGDMVGMGVNECWSEMATWVRSVARDVLEETKGKRKIEKDTWWWNEEVKFERNNGIIASVFCAALCLYRK, translated from the exons ATGAGCTTGGGAATTAGAGTATGCGATAATGCTAGGGCGTACCCCACAGGCGACGCGCAGATGCAGCACCCGGCGTCTGTGGGAAATGGACAAGGGTTGCTGCTCCAGGGACGGGGGCAGCGTAAGAGGCGAGTCCAGGAGGTGAGCTTGAGGATTGCCAGTTGGAATGTGGGTACGATGACTGGGAGAGGACGAGAGCTAGCAGATGTTTTGGAAAGGAAACGGATAAATATAGCGTGCTTGCAGGAGACGAAGTGGAAGGGACAGAGAGCAAGAGAAATAGGGGCgggttataagttttattattgcgGCTGTGATGGGAAAAGAAATGGCGTAGGTATAGTGTTAGATAGGGAGCTCAAGAACAAGGTGATGGATGTGAAAAGAGTGAATGATAGAGTTATTGCAGTAAAACTGTTGATTGAAGACTCGGTTTTAAATGTCGTTAGTGTGTATGCGCCGCAAACGGGATGCGATGACAGTATGAAAGAAAGATTTTGggaggattttgatgcggtaaTAATGAAAGTACCAGAGTGTGAGGAAATATACATTGGGGGGGACTTTAATGGACATGTGGGAAGGATGAATGATGGGTATGAGAGGGTGCATGGAGGCAGAGGTTACGGAGTTAGGAACCGAGACGGTGAAGCTCTACTTGAAGCAGCCTTGGCCTTTGACTTAGCAATAGCCAACACATTCTATCAAAAACGGGAACAACACCTAATCACATACCGTAGTGGTCTACACTCTACCCAAATTGACTACATTCTTTTAAGAAGAAACAGGCTAAAATCGGCCAAGGACTGCAAGGTAATACCGAGTGAGAGTCTCGTCTCCCAGCATAGGCTACTGCTCCTGGACTTAACTCTGAAAGTTCAGAGTTTAAATAAGAGCCCGAAGCCCCCAGTTAGAACGAAATGGTACAGATTGGATGATAGGGAGGTGGCTGCAGAATTCCGGGAAAGAGTGGTTGGTAAAATGATAGAGATGGGAGATATGGTGGGGATGGGAGTAAACGAGTGCTGGAGTGAGATGGCAACGTGGGTGCGAAGTGTGGCAAGGGATGTCTTAGAGGAAACGAAAGGGAAAAGGAAGATAGAGAAGGATACATGGTGGTGGAATGAGGAA gtAAAGTTTGAAAGAAACAATGGTATAATCGCATCTGTTTTTTGCGCTGCACTTTGTctatatagaaaataa